A genomic region of Mycobacterium sp. Aquia_213 contains the following coding sequences:
- a CDS encoding RND family transporter, whose translation MSTGFETDRAERLPTAYEPAPEKIPRFIRRFAVPIILGWLALIAVLGTSVPDLDEVGKMRSVSMAPDGMRSVVASKLMGVAFDEYKSNSSVTIVLEGQQPLGADAHAYYDQMVKKLDADTKHVEHVQDMWSDPLTGAGAQSNDGKAAYVQLSLVGNQGEALANDSVESVQSIVKSAAPPNGVKVYVTGPAALSADQRVAGDRSLKVITLCIFTVIITVLLLVYRSIVTVLLTLVMVVLELSAARGTVAFLGYYKIIGLSTFATSLVVTLGIAAATDYAIFLIGRYQEARGRGFSREDAYYDMFHGTAHVVLGSGLTIAGATFCLHFTNLPYFQTLGIPLAIGMVVVVAAALTLGPAVISVVTRFGKTLEPRRTQRIRMWRKIGTFVVRWPGPILVMTIAVALVGLLTLPGYRTNYNDRAYLPTDLPANEGYAAADRHFSQARMNPEMLMIESDHDLRNSADFLVIDKIAKTIFRVPGVGRVQAITRPDGRPIAHTSIPFLISMQGVSQQMNQKYQEDQMADMLKQADMMQTTIDSMQKMSDITAKMANDMHQMVAKMHAMTLDVSELRDHMADFEDFFRPIRNYFYWEKHCFDIPVCYSLRSVFDLFDGVDTTTDDIQSLLPVMDHLDTLMPQMVALMPAMLENMKAMKVTMLTMYSTQKGLFDQQNEAQKNSNAMGKAFDASKNDDSFYLPPEAFSNAEFKKGMKNFISPDGHAVRFIISHDGDPMSVDGISHIPAIRQAAYEALKGTPLEGSRIYLAGTASIYSDLRDGNTYDLLIAGIASLCLIFIIMLIITRGVVASAVIVGTVLISLGASFGLSVLIWQHIIGIELHWMVLAMSVIILLAVGADYNLLLVARFKEEIHAGLNTGIIRSMGGTGSVVTSAGLVFAFTMMAMAVSELTIMGQVGTTIGMGLLFDTLIVRSLMTPSIAALLGKWFWWPQRVRQRPVPSPWPAPVK comes from the coding sequence ATGAGCACGGGCTTCGAGACCGACCGAGCCGAGCGGTTGCCGACGGCGTACGAACCCGCGCCGGAAAAGATTCCGCGGTTCATCCGCAGGTTCGCCGTACCGATCATCCTGGGCTGGTTGGCGCTCATCGCCGTGCTCGGCACTTCCGTCCCCGACCTCGATGAGGTGGGGAAAATGCGTTCGGTGTCGATGGCGCCTGACGGCATGCGATCGGTGGTCGCGAGCAAGCTCATGGGCGTGGCGTTTGACGAGTACAAGTCCAACAGCTCGGTGACGATCGTTCTGGAGGGGCAGCAGCCGCTCGGGGCCGATGCCCACGCGTACTACGACCAGATGGTCAAGAAGCTCGACGCCGACACCAAACATGTTGAGCACGTTCAAGACATGTGGAGCGACCCGCTGACCGGGGCGGGCGCGCAAAGTAACGACGGCAAGGCCGCTTATGTGCAGTTGAGTCTGGTCGGCAACCAGGGCGAAGCTTTGGCCAACGACTCCGTCGAGTCCGTCCAAAGCATCGTCAAGAGTGCGGCCCCGCCCAACGGGGTGAAGGTCTACGTCACCGGGCCCGCGGCGCTATCGGCCGACCAGCGCGTGGCCGGTGACCGCAGCCTGAAGGTCATCACGCTGTGCATCTTCACCGTGATTATTACCGTGCTGCTGTTGGTGTATCGCTCGATCGTCACGGTGTTGCTGACGCTGGTGATGGTGGTGTTGGAGCTGTCGGCCGCGCGCGGGACGGTGGCATTCCTGGGCTACTACAAGATCATTGGGCTCTCGACGTTCGCGACGAGCCTGGTCGTCACGTTGGGGATCGCGGCGGCCACTGACTATGCGATCTTCTTGATCGGCCGGTATCAGGAAGCCCGGGGTAGGGGTTTCTCCCGAGAAGACGCCTATTACGACATGTTTCACGGCACCGCACACGTGGTGCTCGGTTCGGGCCTGACGATTGCCGGCGCGACGTTCTGCCTGCACTTCACCAACCTGCCGTATTTCCAGACGTTGGGTATCCCGTTGGCCATCGGCATGGTGGTCGTGGTGGCCGCCGCCTTGACGCTGGGCCCTGCGGTGATCTCGGTGGTGACGCGTTTCGGCAAGACGCTGGAACCCAGGCGGACACAACGTATTCGGATGTGGCGCAAGATCGGCACATTCGTGGTGCGCTGGCCCGGTCCCATCCTGGTCATGACGATCGCTGTGGCGCTGGTCGGCTTGCTGACGTTGCCCGGGTACCGCACCAACTACAACGACCGCGCCTATCTGCCCACCGACCTACCCGCCAACGAGGGATACGCGGCGGCCGATCGGCACTTCTCGCAGGCGCGGATGAACCCCGAAATGCTGATGATCGAGAGTGATCACGATCTGCGCAACTCCGCGGACTTCCTGGTCATCGACAAGATCGCCAAGACGATCTTCCGGGTACCGGGAGTCGGTCGCGTGCAAGCGATCACCCGCCCCGACGGCAGACCGATTGCGCACACCTCGATCCCGTTCCTGATCAGCATGCAGGGCGTCAGCCAGCAGATGAATCAGAAGTACCAAGAAGACCAGATGGCCGACATGCTCAAACAGGCCGACATGATGCAGACGACTATCGACAGCATGCAAAAGATGTCAGACATCACCGCGAAGATGGCCAACGATATGCACCAGATGGTCGCCAAGATGCATGCGATGACCCTGGATGTTTCTGAATTACGGGACCACATGGCCGATTTCGAAGATTTCTTCCGACCGATTCGCAACTACTTCTACTGGGAAAAGCACTGCTTCGACATCCCGGTGTGCTACTCGTTACGATCCGTCTTCGACCTGTTCGACGGTGTCGACACGACGACGGATGACATCCAGAGCCTGCTGCCCGTCATGGATCACCTCGACACTTTGATGCCTCAGATGGTGGCGCTGATGCCAGCAATGCTGGAAAACATGAAGGCCATGAAAGTCACGATGCTGACCATGTATTCGACGCAGAAAGGTCTATTCGATCAGCAGAACGAGGCGCAGAAGAACTCCAACGCGATGGGCAAGGCGTTCGACGCGTCCAAGAACGACGACTCGTTCTACCTGCCCCCGGAAGCCTTCAGCAATGCCGAGTTCAAAAAGGGCATGAAGAATTTCATCTCACCCGACGGCCATGCGGTGCGATTCATCATCAGCCATGATGGCGATCCGATGTCAGTCGATGGCATTTCGCACATCCCAGCTATCCGGCAGGCCGCGTACGAAGCACTCAAGGGCACGCCGTTGGAAGGCTCCAGGATCTACCTCGCGGGCACCGCGTCGATCTATAGCGACCTTAGGGACGGCAATACCTACGACCTGTTGATCGCCGGAATCGCTTCGCTCTGTCTGATTTTCATCATCATGCTGATCATCACCCGAGGTGTGGTGGCCTCGGCGGTCATCGTGGGAACGGTCTTGATTTCGCTGGGTGCGTCGTTCGGGTTGTCCGTGCTGATCTGGCAGCACATCATCGGCATCGAGCTGCACTGGATGGTGCTGGCGATGTCGGTCATCATCCTGCTGGCCGTCGGCGCCGACTACAACCTGCTGCTGGTGGCCCGGTTCAAAGAAGAGATCCATGCCGGTCTGAACACCGGCATCATCCGGTCGATGGGCGGCACCGGCTCGGTCGTCACCTCGGCGGGGCTGGTCTTCGCTTTCACGATGATGGCCATGGCAGTTAGCGAGCTGACCATCATGGGCCAGGTGGGTACCACCATCGGCATGGGCCTGCTCTTCGACACCCTGATCGTCCGGTCGCTGATGACGCCATCCATTGCCGCGCTTTTGGGCAAGTGGTTCTGGTGGCCGCAACGAGTCCGGCAACGCCCAGTCCCCTCGCCCTGGCCGGCACCGGTCAAGTAA
- a CDS encoding GAF domain-containing protein — MGQDWLLVEMLGSDPYLVAQGYRLSKFVPLPSFFRRRSNIDETTATLSATAKSKKARVVNAQDHNAVICTEPVVMSDGQVHGVHLWMGQPYVRPQPRTVPGAVVWDLTEDEATDTPQVLWNAGILAAAINCPPNDTLCSTWNVAGHDGTPIRVSFAARARLEENAGGCTVGRFHRPRSLGAG; from the coding sequence GTGGGGCAGGACTGGCTGCTGGTCGAAATGTTGGGTTCTGATCCCTACCTCGTCGCGCAAGGATACCGTTTAAGCAAATTTGTACCACTGCCTTCCTTTTTCAGAAGAAGGTCAAATATTGACGAGACAACGGCCACCTTGAGCGCGACCGCAAAAAGCAAGAAGGCCCGCGTAGTAAACGCGCAGGATCATAATGCCGTTATCTGCACTGAGCCGGTCGTCATGAGTGATGGACAGGTCCACGGAGTCCACCTGTGGATGGGTCAGCCCTATGTGCGCCCGCAACCTCGAACGGTGCCGGGAGCTGTTGTGTGGGACCTGACAGAGGACGAGGCGACTGACACCCCTCAGGTCCTATGGAATGCCGGCATTCTCGCAGCGGCCATCAATTGCCCACCCAACGACACGCTCTGCAGCACGTGGAATGTAGCTGGCCATGATGGCACACCAATTCGCGTAAGTTTCGCCGCACGGGCACGACTCGAAGAGAATGCAGGCGGATGCACCGTCGGCCGGTTTCACCGCCCACGCAGTCTTGGGGCCGGCTAG
- a CDS encoding DUF2771 domain-containing protein, with protein MKRGVAVALAVVVTLLAAGAGVGTWWLVRDSGPQRPEISAYSHGHSVRVGPYLYCNVLNLDDCQQPKAQGELRVNGNYPVQLSVPEAISRAPWRLLQVYEDPANTATTMFRPGTRLAVTIPAIDPQRGRLTGIVVQLLTLVVDPSGELHDVPHAEWSVRLTH; from the coding sequence GTGAAACGTGGTGTGGCCGTGGCGCTTGCGGTCGTCGTCACGCTGCTGGCCGCGGGCGCCGGGGTCGGCACCTGGTGGCTAGTGCGCGACTCCGGCCCGCAGCGACCGGAGATCAGCGCGTATTCGCACGGGCACTCGGTTCGGGTGGGGCCCTACCTGTACTGCAACGTGCTCAACCTCGACGACTGCCAGCAACCGAAGGCTCAGGGCGAGCTGCGGGTCAACGGCAACTATCCGGTGCAACTCTCGGTCCCCGAAGCGATTTCGCGGGCACCGTGGCGGCTGCTGCAGGTGTATGAAGACCCGGCCAACACCGCGACCACCATGTTCCGTCCGGGTACCCGGCTCGCGGTCACGATCCCGGCGATCGACCCGCAGCGCGGACGGCTGACCGGAATAGTCGTGCAGCTACTGACTTTGGTGGTCGACCCGTCGGGTGAACTGCACGATGTCCCGCATGCGGAATGGTCGGTGCGGCTGACGCACTGA